Proteins from a genomic interval of Desulfomonilaceae bacterium:
- the larC gene encoding nickel pincer cofactor biosynthesis protein LarC gives MPIAYFDCFSGASGDMILGAFLDLGLPLEVLRTELSNLNIHGYQIDKLEVLKAGLRAAKAIVKVEHAHEPHANHISDIYQTILESSLDEEIKTKSIMVFERLAAAEASVHGTPVEGAHLHEVGALDSLIDVVGGVIGFKWLRIDHAFFSKVNVGGGTVKCAHGILPVPAPATLELLKGKPIYSSGVEAELITPTGAAILTTLCEGFSHMPNMVVASIGYGAGDRDLETPNIMRVTLGEKPSGFSDSTSTLVGVIETNIDDMNPQLYDYMISLALDRGCLDIGIQPINMKKNRPGSCLQMICPVEKIEEMAELIFNQTTAIGLRWRVENRIVAERSIEDMNTRFGTIRVKIARFQGRIVNVSPEYEDCKKLAQRSQTSIKKIMSEAVRKCEEIFSEEAS, from the coding sequence ATGCCGATCGCCTATTTTGACTGCTTTTCGGGCGCTTCCGGGGACATGATCCTGGGAGCGTTCCTGGACTTAGGGCTGCCGCTGGAGGTTCTAAGAACAGAACTCTCTAACCTTAACATACACGGATATCAGATAGACAAGCTCGAAGTTCTCAAAGCCGGTTTAAGGGCGGCCAAGGCAATTGTAAAGGTGGAGCATGCGCATGAACCTCACGCGAACCACATCAGCGACATCTATCAGACTATTCTAGAAAGCAGTCTTGATGAAGAAATCAAAACCAAGAGCATTATGGTGTTTGAACGGCTTGCAGCGGCGGAGGCTTCGGTTCACGGGACCCCGGTTGAGGGCGCTCATCTTCATGAAGTCGGGGCCCTCGATTCGCTGATCGACGTAGTGGGTGGGGTAATAGGATTCAAGTGGCTCAGGATAGACCATGCTTTTTTTTCGAAGGTCAACGTAGGCGGAGGGACCGTAAAATGCGCTCACGGCATCCTCCCTGTCCCAGCTCCAGCCACGCTGGAACTGCTAAAAGGCAAACCAATATATTCCTCTGGTGTGGAGGCTGAACTGATCACACCAACTGGAGCCGCCATTCTTACCACACTGTGTGAAGGTTTCAGTCACATGCCCAATATGGTCGTTGCATCCATAGGATACGGCGCCGGTGATAGAGATCTGGAAACGCCAAACATCATGCGAGTCACACTTGGGGAAAAACCTAGCGGTTTTTCAGACTCTACTTCTACATTGGTGGGTGTCATAGAAACCAACATTGATGACATGAACCCTCAGCTTTATGACTATATGATTAGCCTTGCCCTGGATAGAGGCTGCCTGGACATAGGAATCCAACCAATTAACATGAAAAAGAACAGGCCTGGTTCGTGCCTACAGATGATCTGCCCTGTTGAGAAAATAGAGGAAATGGCTGAACTAATTTTCAATCAGACTACGGCCATCGGACTCAGGTGGAGAGTTGAAAACCGTATCGTAGCTGAACGCTCCATTGAGGATATGAATACAAGGTTTGGAACGATCAGAGTCAAAATCGCCCGGTTCCAGGGTAGAATTGTAAATGTCAGTCCCGAGTATGAGGACTGCAAAAAATTGGCTCAAAGAAGTCAGACCTCGATCAAAAAAATAATGTCCGAGGCTGTGCGAAAATGTGAAGAGATCTTCTCAGAGGAAGCGAGCTGA
- the ruvX gene encoding Holliday junction resolvase RuvX, protein MRALGLDIGSKRIGVAISDESGLIAQPLQTISSTGAERDIISILEIVRDYSVTEIVVGLPYNMDGSEGPQVEKVRKFNGLLLQKAGVPVFEWDERLTTIAAERTLLEADMSRAKRRKLVDRIAAALILQGHLDRRRNEARSAS, encoded by the coding sequence TTGAGAGCCTTGGGGTTAGACATTGGATCAAAAAGAATAGGCGTGGCAATCAGCGATGAGTCCGGCTTGATTGCTCAGCCTCTACAAACCATATCTTCAACCGGCGCTGAGCGGGATATTATAAGCATCCTTGAAATTGTGAGGGATTATAGCGTAACAGAGATTGTTGTCGGTCTACCGTACAATATGGACGGCTCTGAAGGTCCACAAGTAGAAAAAGTGAGAAAATTCAATGGCCTTTTGCTACAAAAAGCTGGTGTGCCTGTGTTTGAGTGGGATGAACGTCTGACGACCATCGCTGCGGAAAGGACTTTATTGGAAGCTGACATGAGCCGCGCTAAACGCAGAAAATTGGTGGACAGAATCGCAGCCGCGCTGATACTTCAGGGGCATCTTGACCGTCGACGCAACGAGGCCCGTTCTGCATCATGA
- the mltG gene encoding endolytic transglycosylase MltG: MKVPVISIIRTASAIILILFLAIGGHFLYKSLPDIVNHLLPKPSQKEQPIHEIIVTIPKGASFNEVGAILQNNEVISSKLVFKIIAFIRGEQRHVKAGDYLLKTHSDPGDVLDLLISGKTLVYAITIPEGYNIFQIADLFEQKGVSSRKDFLRLATDSEFLSELDIHASSLEGFLFPDTYFVRPSEKSNLKFVVQKMVSRFRSVYDKYVRSTADQYGWTPLQVVTLASLIEKEAKPNEHALVSAVFHNRLRHNMKLQCDPTVIYGIKPMGAKITRADLDRKQPYNTYQTRGLPPGPIANPGKESLIAAVHPADVDYLYFVAKNDGSHQFSSNLADHNKSVNVYQRQPSSLTP; encoded by the coding sequence ATGAAAGTCCCCGTCATATCTATAATTAGAACGGCGTCGGCAATTATTCTGATTCTTTTTCTGGCGATAGGAGGTCACTTTCTCTACAAGAGCCTCCCGGACATCGTGAATCATTTACTTCCAAAGCCTTCGCAAAAAGAACAGCCCATCCATGAGATCATTGTAACCATTCCAAAGGGAGCCTCTTTTAATGAGGTGGGAGCCATACTTCAGAACAATGAGGTAATATCCAGCAAGTTAGTTTTTAAGATTATTGCTTTTATCAGAGGTGAGCAGCGGCATGTAAAAGCTGGAGATTACTTGCTCAAGACACATAGCGACCCTGGCGATGTTCTGGATTTACTCATTTCGGGAAAAACTCTCGTTTATGCCATAACCATTCCTGAGGGATACAATATCTTTCAAATCGCGGATCTATTCGAACAAAAGGGTGTCTCGTCAAGAAAAGATTTTTTAAGGTTAGCGACCGACTCTGAATTCCTGAGCGAGTTGGACATTCATGCGTCTAGCTTGGAGGGGTTCCTGTTTCCAGACACCTATTTTGTACGGCCGTCGGAGAAGTCGAACCTGAAATTTGTCGTACAGAAGATGGTTTCCAGATTCCGATCTGTCTATGACAAATACGTTCGCTCAACTGCTGATCAATACGGCTGGACCCCATTGCAGGTGGTAACCCTGGCGTCTCTTATCGAAAAGGAAGCCAAACCAAATGAGCATGCCCTGGTATCGGCGGTGTTTCACAACAGGCTGCGACATAACATGAAACTTCAGTGTGATCCGACTGTCATCTACGGCATTAAACCAATGGGAGCAAAAATTACACGAGCGGACTTGGATCGAAAACAACCTTACAACACATATCAGACCAGGGGCCTACCTCCAGGACCGATAGCCAATCCCGGCAAGGAATCTCTGATCGCTGCGGTACACCCTGCGGACGTCGATTATCTTTATTTTGTGGCCAAGAATGATGGGAGCCACCAATTTTCGAGCAACCTTGCCGACCATAACAAATCGGTTAATGTGTACCAACGACAACCAAGTTCTCTGACACCTTGA
- a CDS encoding MoaD/ThiS family protein: MKINLVLYASLTRFVAGSSAGEVMNLDIPGDSTVHDVMVKMGIPSDLKLILLVNGRSVSKTQRLNDDDRLAAFPTIAGG; encoded by the coding sequence ATGAAAATTAATCTGGTTCTTTACGCCTCCTTGACACGGTTCGTGGCGGGGTCATCGGCCGGAGAAGTCATGAACCTAGACATTCCTGGCGACTCGACAGTCCATGACGTAATGGTTAAAATGGGCATACCGTCCGACCTGAAGTTGATATTGCTAGTGAACGGGAGGTCCGTTTCCAAAACACAGAGGTTGAATGACGACGACCGTTTAGCTGCTTTTCCTACAATAGCTGGAGGGTGA
- a CDS encoding aldehyde ferredoxin oxidoreductase C-terminal domain-containing protein, whose amino-acid sequence MEKIIRVDMGAEGGPKAQIFPVGEYAGLGGRALTSAIVAKEVPPLCHALGEENKLVIAPGMLSGTIAANSGRLSVGCKSPLTGGIKESNAGGMASQTLARLGYAAIVLEGRPLSNDLYTIFVNKEGVKIEANNSLKGLGNYALIEKLKNKYGDKASYMSIGPVGEMKLAAASIACTDMECRPTRHAGRGGTGAVMGSKGVKAIILDDSGLSMRPPKNPEKFKEANKQWVAGLKKHPVTGEGLAAYGTNVLTNVLNEAGGYPTHNFMWGRFEGHTKISGETQAAMETERGGNPTHGCHRGCVIRCSGVYMDKYGQYLTKQPEYETVWAHGGNCGIDDLDTIAMLDRLDDDYGIDTIEMGATIGVAMEAGLAKFGDGEAALNFVNQVGKGTDLGRILGSGAAVTGKVFGVERVPVVKNQALPAYDPRAVQGMGVTYATSPMGADHTAGYAVGSNILGIGGKTDALAPEGQVELSRNLQIATAAVDATGMCLFIAFAVLDQPETFQALIDMINAFYGLNLTGDDVAALGKSILKNERDFNSRAGFTSAHDRLPAFFTRDALPPHNIKFKVTDAELDQVFNF is encoded by the coding sequence ATGGAAAAAATTATCCGTGTTGACATGGGAGCTGAGGGAGGCCCTAAAGCTCAAATATTCCCAGTAGGAGAATATGCCGGACTTGGTGGCAGGGCTTTGACATCGGCCATCGTTGCAAAAGAGGTCCCACCTTTGTGCCACGCATTGGGGGAAGAAAACAAGCTGGTGATAGCTCCTGGAATGCTAAGCGGGACAATAGCGGCAAATTCAGGCCGTTTGTCTGTGGGATGCAAGAGTCCTCTGACTGGTGGGATAAAGGAATCAAACGCCGGCGGGATGGCCTCTCAAACACTAGCCAGGCTGGGTTACGCCGCCATTGTCCTAGAGGGAAGGCCTCTAAGCAATGACCTCTACACAATTTTTGTGAACAAAGAGGGTGTCAAGATTGAAGCCAACAACAGTTTGAAAGGACTAGGCAATTACGCTTTAATTGAAAAGCTGAAAAACAAGTATGGCGATAAGGCGTCTTACATGTCGATCGGCCCGGTTGGCGAAATGAAATTGGCGGCGGCCTCCATCGCATGCACGGATATGGAATGTCGTCCAACCAGACACGCCGGCCGCGGAGGAACCGGAGCCGTCATGGGTTCAAAGGGAGTCAAGGCTATTATCCTTGACGACAGTGGTTTGTCCATGAGACCACCAAAGAATCCAGAGAAGTTCAAAGAAGCTAACAAGCAATGGGTCGCAGGTCTGAAGAAACATCCCGTAACGGGAGAAGGTCTTGCGGCTTACGGTACCAATGTATTGACAAACGTTTTGAACGAAGCTGGAGGATATCCTACTCATAACTTTATGTGGGGGCGATTTGAGGGGCACACCAAGATTAGCGGAGAGACTCAGGCTGCCATGGAAACAGAGCGAGGGGGCAACCCTACTCACGGATGCCATCGCGGTTGTGTCATAAGATGCTCCGGCGTATATATGGACAAATACGGTCAATATCTTACGAAACAACCCGAATATGAAACTGTCTGGGCCCACGGCGGCAATTGCGGAATTGACGACCTTGACACCATAGCGATGCTCGATCGCCTGGATGACGATTACGGTATCGACACTATTGAGATGGGCGCGACTATAGGGGTCGCCATGGAAGCTGGGCTCGCAAAATTTGGAGATGGCGAAGCAGCTTTAAATTTCGTCAATCAAGTTGGAAAAGGCACTGATTTAGGAAGAATACTCGGAAGTGGGGCCGCTGTGACCGGCAAAGTGTTCGGAGTAGAGCGCGTACCGGTAGTGAAAAACCAGGCCTTGCCTGCTTATGACCCCAGAGCTGTCCAGGGGATGGGGGTCACATACGCCACGAGCCCGATGGGCGCGGACCATACCGCTGGATACGCGGTAGGATCAAATATCCTTGGTATTGGCGGTAAGACCGACGCTCTGGCGCCGGAAGGACAAGTGGAACTTTCCAGAAACCTGCAGATTGCTACCGCAGCGGTTGACGCGACAGGAATGTGCCTATTCATTGCGTTTGCAGTCCTTGACCAACCTGAAACATTCCAGGCCTTGATCGATATGATCAACGCTTTTTATGGGCTGAATCTTACTGGGGATGACGTTGCGGCTTTAGGTAAGAGTATTCTGAAGAACGAACGCGACTTTAACAGCAGGGCTGGTTTCACGTCCGCTCATGATCGTTTACCCGCTTTCTTCACAAGAGACGCTCTGCCTCCTCACAACATCAAATTCAAGGTCACGGACGCGGAGTTGGATCAGGTTTTTAACTTTTAG
- a CDS encoding class I SAM-dependent methyltransferase: MRQYSLDEPHASLRVLDMACGPGNMGLFSRGIPNIEWYGLELWPSELKQAAQSGAYSGLIQANLIEKLPLRASSADAIVLNEILMYLGNASDLLAELFDILKPSGILYVYNPIYTIPNFLSFFKKLGRRIYQSREAVSFDSQCDWKIAARASRINFYSFDSLLEEIRSAGFKIQGVSGFRIFRNRIRLMRNLERYRWYRETTKRLATSNPRLASDVLVISRKESRRPPLVRNLGG; the protein is encoded by the coding sequence TTGAGGCAATATTCTCTGGATGAGCCTCATGCGTCACTCAGAGTCTTGGACATGGCCTGCGGCCCTGGAAACATGGGTCTCTTCAGTAGAGGGATTCCGAATATCGAGTGGTACGGACTTGAACTGTGGCCGTCTGAACTCAAACAAGCGGCCCAAAGTGGGGCCTATTCGGGTCTTATACAGGCGAATCTTATCGAAAAGCTCCCCCTTCGGGCATCGAGCGCAGACGCTATTGTCCTAAACGAAATCCTCATGTACTTGGGAAACGCCTCCGATCTTCTCGCTGAACTCTTCGACATCCTCAAACCCTCGGGAATCTTGTACGTGTACAACCCCATATATACTATCCCCAATTTTCTGTCTTTTTTTAAGAAATTAGGCCGAAGAATATACCAATCTCGAGAAGCCGTATCGTTTGACAGCCAATGTGATTGGAAAATAGCTGCCAGAGCTTCCAGAATCAATTTCTATTCTTTCGATTCTCTCCTTGAAGAAATTAGATCTGCGGGATTCAAGATTCAGGGTGTTTCCGGGTTCAGGATTTTCAGGAATCGCATACGGTTAATGAGGAATCTTGAAAGATACAGATGGTACAGGGAAACCACGAAACGGCTGGCAACAAGTAACCCACGTTTGGCTTCAGACGTTCTTGTCATATCTAGAAAGGAGTCTCGTAGGCCTCCTCTGGTACGAAATTTGGGAGGCTGA